The DNA sequence GGATGCGGGATGGACTGGCAAAAATGATCATCAATCTGGAAGCGCAGAAGGATGAACCGACAAAGTACTTTATCTTAAATCGAGCAATCTATTACACTGCAAGGTTGGTATCTTCCCAGAAAGAGCGGGAATTTACAGGTTCCGACTATAACGAGATCAAACAGGTGTATTCCATCTGGATCTGTATGAATATGAAAGAGAACAGCCTAAGCCATATCCATATGGTAAAAGATGATCTGCTTGGAGATCAGGACTGGAAAGGAAATCTGGATATTCCTAATATCGTGATGATTGGGCTGGCGAAGGAGATTCCACCAAAGGAAGAAAGATATGAACTGCATCGATTACTTGGAACACTATTGTCGCAGACAATGACGGCAGAACAGAAATTGAAGCTTATGAAACAGGAGTATGACATACCGGTAGACAGACACAGTATAAGGGAAGAGGTGAAGATCATGTGCAATCTGAGTGAAGGCGTAGAAGAAATGGGATATGTAAAGGGCGAAGCCGCTGGTATAGCGAAAGGAAAAATTGATATTATCCTGAAAATGCATAAAAAAGGCTACAACTTAGAGCAGATCATGGATGTAACCGAAATGAGCGAAGCTGAAATTAAGGCAATCATAGGATAAAGACATAAGCAGAACAGGTAACATGTATATTTTAGTAGAAGTCCGGATATGGCAGAGATGCTGTATCCGGACTTTTTTATAGGTAAAATTCAACTATATAAACAAAAAATGAGAAAAATTCTGTGGACTATTGACAGCCGTTTTTTTTTTTTATAATGTTTATGCTTTTTTACAGGCATCGGGGAATTATGCATACAAATGAAGAAAAAGCAACGTAACTTATGGAAATTATAGTATAAGAGAAAAGGAGAGAGATGAATGAAAATGATGCAAAAGAAGTTAAGAAGCCTGATCTATGCAGGCGTGGGATTGATTTTATGTGTATTGCTGTGTGGCGGGATCGGTATGACTGCACAGGCGGCAAAGGAAAAAACATACAATGGCTTTACCTATGAAGATCATGGATATGGAATTGTAATTACCGGTTATAAAGGGAGTAAGACGGAGCTTGTGATTCCGGAAAAGATTGCCGGAAAAAAAGTAGTACAGATAGGATACAGAGCATTTGAAAATTGTGTTG is a window from the Lachnospiraceae bacterium GAM79 genome containing:
- a CDS encoding Rpn family recombination-promoting nuclease/putative transposase, which encodes MDNELIYSADATYQKAQYDASAKRLLGQKIILAHIMIRVVDEFKGMDAETVASLIEGEPYISQVPVEPGLTNKEMVDSGTGERIVGLNTESFEIDEGKVYFDIIFYVRMRDGLAKMIINLEAQKDEPTKYFILNRAIYYTARLVSSQKEREFTGSDYNEIKQVYSIWICMNMKENSLSHIHMVKDDLLGDQDWKGNLDIPNIVMIGLAKEIPPKEERYELHRLLGTLLSQTMTAEQKLKLMKQEYDIPVDRHSIREEVKIMCNLSEGVEEMGYVKGEAAGIAKGKIDIILKMHKKGYNLEQIMDVTEMSEAEIKAIIG